A portion of the Pagrus major chromosome 8, Pma_NU_1.0 genome contains these proteins:
- the LOC141001210 gene encoding protein C19orf12 homolog, with product MCNRIDDVMKLCCELSANQQIQTTVKGSGKGAAAAGGLAFAGGLVGGPLGIAVGGAVGGLLGCWLTSGQFKPLPQIIMELTPQQQQKLYNDLVAIMGDIQWTDLAQLTALVMGNATLKQQLTGALLGYITKELQGEVHYVD from the exons ATGTGTAATCGaattgatgatgtcatgaagcTGTGTTGTGAGTTATCTGCCAATCAGCAAATCCAGACCACAGTGAAAGGCTCAGGGaagggagcagcagcagccggggGCCTGGCCTTCGCTGGAGGGCTGGTTGGGGGTCCTCTTGGTATTGCAGTCG GTGGTGCTGTAGGAGGCCTTCTGGGCTGCTGGCTGACGAGTGGACAATTCAAACCGCTGCCTCAGATCATAATGGAGCTCActccccagcagcagcagaagcttTACAATGATCTTGTTGCCATCATGGGAGACATCCAGTGGACTGATTTGGCTCAGCTCACCGCTCTAGTAATGGGCAATGCCACACTGAAGCAGCAGCTCACAGGTGCCCTGCTTGGGTACATCACTAAGGAGCTCCAGGGAGAGGTGCACTATGTGGACTAG
- the LOC141001028 gene encoding cytochrome b-c1 complex subunit Rieske, mitochondrial-like, with translation MMSMAARPGVLSPYLQATKHAVKSLLCPGAKELVPAAAPATVRLAHTDIKIPDFTDYRRPEVVDPNKSSQDSSEGRRVFSYLITGATTVVGVYAAKTVVYQFVSSMSASADVLALSKIEIKLGDIPEGKNMTFKWRGKPLFVRHRTEKEISAEEAVDIGELRDPQHDKDRVVNPRWVIVLGVCTHLGCVPIANAGDYGGYYCPCHGSHYDASGRIRKGPAPLNLEVPYYEFPDDDTVVVG, from the exons ATGATGTCCATGGCCGCTCGTCCCGGGGTTCTATCCCCGTACTTGCAGGCAACAAAACACGCAGTTAAAAGCCTGCTGTGCCCTGGAGCTAAGGAGTTGGTGCCTGCTGCTG CTCCTGCCACAGTCCGCCTCGCCCACACAGACATCAAGATCCCTGACTTCACAGACTACCGTCGCCCTGAGGTTGTCGACCCCAACAAGTCCTCCCAGGACAGCAGTGAGGGAAGAAGAGTTTTCTCTTACCTCATCACAGGAGCCACCACTGTTGTCGGTGTCTATGCTGCCAAGACAGTGGTCTATCAGTTCGTCTCCTCGATGAGTGCCTCAGCAGACGTCCTGGCCTTATCCAAGATCGAGATCAAGCTCGGTGACATCCCCGAAGGCAAAAACATGACCTTCAAATGGAGAGGAAAGCCCCTGTTTGTCCGTCACCgcacagagaaagaaatctcAGCAGAGGAAGCTGTGGATATCGGGGAGCTGCGTGACCCCCAGCATGACAAGGATAGAGTGGTTAACCCGCGCTGGGTCATCGTCCTTGGTGTGTGCACCCATCTGGGTTGTGTGCCCATTGCCAACGCCGGAGACTACGGAGGCTACTACTGTCCTTGCCACGGCTCCCACTACGATGCTTCAGGGAGAATAAGAAAGGGCCCTGCTCCTCTTAACCTGGAGGTTCCCTACTATGAATTTCCTGATGATGACACGGTTGTGGTGGGATAA